In Leptolyngbya sp. O-77, the genomic window AAAAGCTCTATTACCTACCGCAAGCTGCTGGCCAAGCTGGGGCTGGGGCGAGCGTTTACGAGCTAATTGATTCGCAAATGCACTTGCGTAAATCGCGCTAAATCGCGCAAGTTAGATCGCCTGCCCGCTGGCTAAAGCGGAGATTTTCGCTGTAGTCGATGGGGCAGTCAATAATGGCGGGCACATCTTGCGCCAGGGCTTCTTTGAGCGTGGGGATAAAGTCGGTGGTTGCGGAAATTCGGTAGCCTTTCAGCCCCATGCTTTCCGCCAGTTTCACAAAGTCTGGATTGGTGAATTTGATAAACGCCGACTCGCCGAAATGATTGTGCTGCTTCCATTCGATCAGTCCATAGCCGCCATCGTTAAAGATGATGGTGACAAATGGCGTACCAATACGGAGGGCGGTTTCGAGTTCCTGGTTGTTCATCATGAAGCCGCCGTCACCTGTAACGGCGACCACCTTGCGGTTTGGGGCAACCAGCTTGGCGGCGATCGCCCCTGGAATGGCAATCCCCATTGCCGCGAAGCCGTTGGAGATAATGCAGGTATTGGGGCGATCGCAGTGATAGTGTCGCGCCATCCACATCTTGTGCGCCCCTACGTCCGAAATGACGATATCTTCGGGGCCCATCACTGTTCGCAAATCGTGGATCAGCTTTTGTGGCTTGACGGGAAAGCTATCGTCCTTGGCGTGTTCCTCATAGTCGGCCAGAATGTCTTTTCGCAGGTGAATGGCGTAGGGTTCGGGCTTGTCTTGGCGATCGCTCCGCCGCAGAATTTCTTCCAGCGAATCAGAGATATCGCCGATCACCTCCGCCAGCGGGATGTAGCTGCTGTCGATTTCTGCTGGCGTGGCGTTGATGTGAATAATTGGGATCTCACCCGTGGGGTTCCAGCGCTTGGGCGAATACTCGATCAGGTCATAGCCAATGGCAATCACCAGATCCGTATTGTCAAACCCGCAGCTAATGAAGTCGCGCTGCTGCAAGCCAACAGTCCACAGCGCCAAGCGATCGGTGTAGGGAATCACACCTTTGCCCATGAAGGTATTGGCGACGGGAATATTGAGCGATCGCGCAAAGTTCGTCACCGCATCACTGGCATGGGAGCGAATCGCGCCATTGCCCACGAGAATAATGGGATTCTTCGCTTGCGAGATAGCCGTTGCCGCCCGTTCAATG contains:
- a CDS encoding acetolactate synthase large subunit — its product is MTSTSLNTAELLVKCLENEGVEYIFGLPGEENLHVLEALKHSSIKFITTRHEQGAAFMADVYGRLTGKAGVCLSTLGPGATNLMTGVADANLDRAPLVAITGQVGTDRMHIESHQYLDLVAMFSPVTKWNAQIVRPSITPEIVRKAFKIAQSEKPGAVHIDLPENIAAMTAEGTPLRKEAIEKVYASFNSIERAATAISQAKNPIILVGNGAIRSHASDAVTNFARSLNIPVANTFMGKGVIPYTDRLALWTVGLQQRDFISCGFDNTDLVIAIGYDLIEYSPKRWNPTGEIPIIHINATPAEIDSSYIPLAEVIGDISDSLEEILRRSDRQDKPEPYAIHLRKDILADYEEHAKDDSFPVKPQKLIHDLRTVMGPEDIVISDVGAHKMWMARHYHCDRPNTCIISNGFAAMGIAIPGAIAAKLVAPNRKVVAVTGDGGFMMNNQELETALRIGTPFVTIIFNDGGYGLIEWKQHNHFGESAFIKFTNPDFVKLAESMGLKGYRISATTDFIPTLKEALAQDVPAIIDCPIDYSENLRFSQRAGDLTCAI